The Pseudomonas sp. HOU2 DNA window CGACATCGAAATGCTCGACATCCGCCAGATCAACGAAGCTTATGCGCGGATGATTGCCGGTGACGTGAAGTATCGCTTCGTGATCGACATGGCGACGCTGAAGCTTTAAACCTTCAGACCGAGTTCTGCCGAGAGCCGGGCTGTGACCCCTTTGATCAGGGGGATCAGCTCGGCCATTTTTTCCAGCGGCATGTACGGCACGGTGCTGGCGATACTGATCGCCGCGACAATGCGCTTGCTCGCATCACGAATCGGCGCCGCCACGCAGCGGATCGACGGTTCGTTGTCTTCCAGATCGAAGGCGTAGCCGCCGGCCACGTACTCGGTCATGCGCTGCTCGAGCTGCTCCCACGATTGCTGCGGATGCTGCGGCCAGAACTGACTTTTCCCACCCGCCGGCAGGCTGATGTCGTACAAGCGCTGCCAATCCTGCGGCGCATCGTCGAGCATCAAGGCCTTGCCGATCCCGGTGCGTGCCAGCGGCATGCGGTGGCCGACCCGCGAGCGCATTTCCGGGCCATTGCGCCCCGGATTCTTCAGCAGGTACAACACCTCGTCGCCCTCACGAATCCCCAGGTGCACGGTGTCGCCGGTCAATGCCGACAACTCATTCAGATAGGGCGCGGCCAGACTCACCAGCGGCAACTCTTCGCGGGCCTGAAACCCCAGCTCGATCAGTTTTGGCCCCAGCAGATAGCCGATTTGCGGCACCACGCGCAGGTAACGTTCGTCCACCAGGCAACTGGCCAGACGATGGGTGGTGCTGCGCGTGGTGCCGATCAGCCGGGCGATCTCTTTCAGATCACGGGCGCCACTGGCCACCGCCTGCACCACACCCAGGCCGCGAAGCAGGGTCTGGGTGCCGGTGGGTGCGGCGTCCTTGGTTTTTTCCGGGGCGTCTTCCTGCATATCCAGCCTTTACCGTTGAGCGAGGGAACGGGCGGCATTATGGTCGCCCGACGCAGACCACTACAACTCGATACGCTCGACCTTGCCTACCAGAAACACGTAGGACAATGCACCGATCAGCGCCAGAACCGCGATGTAGGTGATCGCCGGGGCAAACGAATCGCCACTGGCGAGGAACCCGATGACGATCGGCGTGGCAATCGCCGACAGGTTGCCGATGAAGTTGAACACCCCACCGGTCAAGCCGAGCAAGCGCGCCGGAGCCAGGGTCGAGACCAGCGACCAGGTGATCGAGGCCAGACCGTTGCCGAAAAACGCCAGCGCGAGGAAGGCAATCACCAGCGGTGTCGATTCAACGAAATTGGCACCGATGATCGAGGTGGAAATCAACAGTCCGCCAATGATCGGCAACTTGCGCGCAAAACCCACGCTGCAGCCACGGCGAATCAGCAAGTCGGAAAAGAACCCCGAACACAGCACGCCAATGAACGCGGCCAGAAACGGCAGTGATGCCAGCAGGCCGGACTTGATGAAGTCCATGCCGCGATATTTCACCAGGTAGGTCGGGAACCACGTCAGGAAAAACCACAGCGTCGAGTTCAGGCAGAACTGGCCGAGGTAGATGCCCCACAATTTGCGCTTGCTCAGGACGATGCCGAGGTCGGTCCAGCTGAACGACGCCTTGGCCGTCTGCGCTTGAATATCCACCAGCCCGCCGCCTTCGCGGATCAGGTCGATCTCCGCGTTGTTGGCGCCCTTGAAATCCCGCGGTTCGCGATACACCGCGTACCAGATCGCCGCCCAGACAATCCCCGCCGCACCGGTGGCGACGAACACCATGTGCCAGCCGAACTCATGTTGCAGCCAGGCCAGCACCGGCGTCAGAAACGCCAGGCCGACAAACTGCCCGGAAGTGTAGAAACCAATCGCCGTGGCCCGCTCGCGCTCGGGAAACCAGGTGGTGACCACGCGGCTGTTGATCGGATAGGCCGGTGCTTCCAGCGCGCCGACCGCCATGCGCAGCACGAACAGCGCAATGAAACTTGCGGCAAAGCCGAGCAGCACCGTGGCCAGCGACCACAGCAGCAGCGCGACGCTATAAAGGATGCGCGGCGGCACCCGATCCACCAGCCAGCCGCCGGGGATCTGCATCGCGGCGTAGGTCCAGCCGAACGCCGAGAAAATCAGCCCGACATGCACCGGGTCGATGCCCAGTTCGCTGGTCAGCGCGGGCGCGGCAATCGACAGGTTGCTGCGGTCGAGGTAGTTGATGACCACGGTGATGAACAACAGCACCATGATGAAAAACCGCTTGCGGCTAGGCGTGACTAAAGACGCCTGCCCGGTGAGGGTTTGCGTTGGCATGGGGGGTGCCTCTTCTTATGATTATTTGAGGACAGTCGTAAAACTTGCGCCGAACCCTGTGGGAGCTGGCTTGCCAGCGATAGCGGTGCATCTGTCACATCAATGCCGGATGTGCCGCCGTCATCGCTGGCAAGCCAGCTCCCACAGGGGAATTGTGGGGGGTCAGAAGGCACTCACCACTCGGCAAAACTGCCATCGGCATGGCGCCAGATCGGGTTGCGCCAGCGGTGGCCGACCGCCGCACGTTCGATCACGTATTCCTCGTTGATCTCAATGCCCAACCCCGGCCCATTCGGGATCTTCACGAAACCCTGGTCGTAGTCGAACACCCGCGGATCCTTCACATAGTCGAGCAGATCGTTGCTCTCGTTGTAATGGATACCCAGGCTCTGCTCCTGGATAAACGCGTTGTAACAAGCCGCATCCAGTTGCAGGCACGCCGCCAGCGCAATCGGCCCCAACGGGCAATGCAGTGCCAGCGCCACGTCGTAGGCTTCGGCCATGTTGGCGATCTTGCGAGTTTCAGTGATACCACCAGCGTGGGAGGCATCGGGCTGGATGATGTCGACGTAGCCTTCGCTCAACACCCGCTTGAAATCCCAGCGCGAGAACAGCCGCTCACCGAGGGCAATCGGCGTGCTGGTCAACGGTGCCAGCTCTTTCAGCGCTTCATAGTTTTCGCTGAGCACCGGTTCTTCGATGAACATCAGTTTGTACGGGTCGAGTTCCTTCATCAGCACCTTGGCCATCGGCTTGTGCACCCGGCCATGGAAGTCGACGCCAATGCCGACGTTAGGCCCGACGGCATCGCGCACCGCAGCCACGTTGGCCAGGGCCAGATCGACTTTCTCGAAGGAATCGAGGAATTGCAGCTCTTCGGTGCCGTTCATTTTCACCGCAGTAAAACCCCGGCTCACCGCCTCTTTCGCGGCACGCGCGGTGTCGGCTGGGCGATCGCCACCGATCCACGAATACACGCGGATCTTGTCGCGCACCTGACCACCGAGCAGATCACTGACCGACACACCGAGGGCCTTGCCCTTGATGTCCCACAGCGCCTGATCGATACCGGCCAGCGCACTCATGTGGATCGCGCCACCACGGTAGAAGCCGCCGCGATACAGCACGGTCCAGATGTCCTCGATGTTGCGTGGGTCTTTGCCGATCAGGTAGTCGGACAATTCCTCAACGGCAGCGGCAACAGTGTGGGCGCGGCCTTCGACCACGGGTTCACCCCAACCGGTCACGCCCTCGTCGGTTTCAACCTTTAGGAAGCACCAGCGCGGCGGCACGATGAAGGTGGTGAGTTTGGTGATTTTCATCTGCTTGTCTCTCTTGTTAGATGCAGCGCACGCAGCGCCGGATAAATCTCAGCGAAGGGCCTTCCAGGCAGCGACGTAGGCCTTGGCATTGACGGCGACTTGCTCAACGCTCATGCCCGGTTTGAACAGGCCGGAACCGAGGCCGAAACCTTTCACGCCAGCGTCGATGAACGCTTGCATGTTGTCTGGGGTGATCCCGCCGACCGGCGCCAGCACCGTCCCGGAGGGCAACACCGCGAGCCATGCCTTGACCACCGCCGGGGCCATCTGCTCGGCCGGGAACAGCTTGAGAATGTCCGCGCCCTCCTCCAGCGCCGCGAACGCTTCGGTCGGCGTGGCGACACCCGGCGACAGGTACAACCCCGCCGCTTTCGCCGCACGCAGCACTTTGGCGTCGCTGTGCGGCATGACGATCACCTGGCCGCCGGCGGCTTTCACCAACTCGACCTGCTCCGGGGTCAACACCGTGCCGGCACCGATCAGGCAATCGGCGGGCAAGGTCTGACGCAGGATGCGGATACTTTCGTACGGCGACGGCGAATTGAGCGGTACTTCGATGACGCGAAATCCGGCGGCGTACAGGACTTCTCCGACCGCTGCGGCTTCCTGCGGATGCAGGCCACGCAGGATCGCGATCAGACCATTTTGTGCCAGTGCTTGCTTGAGCATGTCAGGCCTCCAGTCAGGGTTAACGGGATGAGGAATCGAGCAGTCCGGCGGCCAGCGCCAGTTGCCACAGGCCGCGCTCGGTGGCCTGCTCGGCCAGCGCCACCCGGGCGAAACCGCAGGCGTCCAGCGCACGGCTGTAGCGGGCGCAGAGTTGTGCGTTGCCAATGAGGATGATCGAGGGCAGATGCGCACTGTTGCGTCGACGCCGCTGGGCTGCGGCAAGCGCTACCAGCTCATGGCCAATCATCAGGCCGGAGAGGTAATCCGCTTGCGCCGTCGGCGCCAGTTCGCCGGTCAGTCCCAGGGTGCGGGCACTGAATAATGTGGAGAGCACGCCCAGCTCGCCGTCCGCCGACAGTGCCACTTGCACACCACGGTCAAATGCCACGCCGTCGAACGCCACCCCCTGTTGCTGGGTACGCCCGAGAATGCTGTGTTCACTGAGCACGGCGAACACTTCGCCGGTCATGAACGTATCGAAATGGGTGATGCAGCCCTCGAGCACTTCCACCCATTTGGAATGGCTGCCCGGCAGACCGATCAACAGATCGCCGCCAGCATCGACCGGCAGGTTCTGCAGCACGCCAAGGACCTGGGTTTCTTCACCGCGCATCACGTTGGGCAGGCGTGAACGCTGAATCACGCCCGGCACGATGTGCACCCGTGTGCCGCGCAGACTGACCACTGTTTGTAGGGAATTTCCGAGATTGGCGACGTTCGCCGGCGTTTCGCAGTAGGCCGCTTCGCGCCAGCCCTGGGCGCTGCCGACCATGCCGCAGGCGATCACCGGCAGATCCGGCTGCGCATCGAGCCAGTCGCCACAGGCGTCTTCGAAGGCCAGTTCAAAACCATCGGCGCATTCACCACCGTTGATGACTCGCGGCGTCTTCGGTAACTGCATGATCCCGGACGACAGCGCACGCTGCTCCAGCACCACGCCACCGGCCGCGAGTTTGTAAGCACGTAATGAGGTCGTCCCCCAATCGAGCGCGATCAATTGCGCCTGCATCGCTTCACCTGTTTTGTTTTTGGCAGTGAGTGCGAGGGACTATAAACCTGGGCGCAGGAAAATCTCAATATATAAATATCATTCCCATATTATGGGATTTACAAGTGTAACAGCCGTTTCTTCGCCAAATCTCTAAAATGCCGATCCCATTCACGCGACGACCGCTCTCGACAGGTTCAAGGAAGAAAAAATGAAAACCGCTTTAAAGGCGTTACTGCTCTGCAGCGCACTCTGCTTCGCGGCGATCGCCAGCGCCTTGCCCGCTATCAAGGAGGGTGATATCTGGGCTTACAACACCCGGCCGGGTGAAGAAGCCTCGACCTTGACCATCCTCAAAATCGAAAGCTATCCGCACTACGGCACCGTCGTGCATATCCGCGTTGATGGCATTCGGATGACCAACCCGGTCACCGGAGGCGAGATCACCGCAATGCCCCACCTGCCTTTTCAGGCCGAGGCTTTGCAGCGCAGCCTGACTCGGTGCGTGGGAGAAACGGCGCAGATTCCAGATTTCAGCCAGGGCTACACCTACTGGAAAGCGGCCTTCGATGAAGAGAAGGCCGGGGCATTCAAGATTTCCGTGCGAAAGACACTGGATGGGTTGCTGAGCGGCAATTGGGAAATGACTGATGATGAAACAGCCAAAACCACCTCGACGCCCTGAGAATCATCCCTCGGCAAACTCGCGCAACACCTTGCCATCCATGCGATAGCGCACCCACTCTTCCTGCGGCTGCGCGCCGAGGGATTTGTAGAATTCGATGGCCGGGGTGTTCCAGTCCAGCACGCTCCATTCGAAGCGCCCACAGTCGTTGTCGCAGGCGATTTTCGCCAGATGCCGCAGTAGGGTTTTGCCGGCGCCGCCGCCGCGTTGTTCAGGGGTGATGTAGAGGTCTTCGAGGTACAGGCAGTTGCTGCCCAGCCATGTCGAATAGCTGAAGAAGAACACCGCAAAACCGATCGGCACACCGTCACGCAGGCAGATCAAGCCGTGGGCGGTCGCGCCTTCGCTGAACAGGCTGCGCTCGATGTCGGTGACGTTGGCGATCACTTCGTGGCGAGCCTTTTCGAAATCTGCCAGTTCGGTGATAAAGGCGAGGATTTGCGGCGCATCGCTGGGGGTCGCCGGGCGGATTTCGATCGTCATGGACGGGCCTTGTCGGAAATGGAAAGCGCCATACTAAAGCCGTGGGCGGCGCTCGTCACATGCCAAACCTGGTAGAGAACCTTGTGGTGTGGGGATTCATCCCCGATGGGTTGCGCAGCAGCCCTGAAAAACCGGAGTGCATCGCACTCCATTGGGGATAAATCCCCTCACCACAGCAGTATCATGCGCATCAAAATTTGGGTAAGTCTGCAAGGATGTTCATGAACGCCACTGCTTTTGCGCCGCTCACCTCACTCGCCGCCGAGTTGTTGCCCCATGCTCTGGAGCCGTCCGACGACGGCGCCCATGACCTCGCGCATCTGCAACGGGTCTGGCACAACGTGCGGACCTTTCAGGTCGAGGAAGGCGGTGACCTTGAAGTGCTGCTCGCCGCGGTATTGCTGCACGATTGCGTGTCCGTCGAGAAGAACTCGCCCCTGCGCTCGCAGGCTTCGCGCCTCGCCGCAGAGAAAGCTGCCAACGTGCTGGCGGAACTGGATTGGTCCGCCAGCAAAATCGCCGCCGTCACCCACGCTATCGAAGCCCACAGTTTCTCCGCCAACATCACCCCGCTGACCCTCGAAGCAAAAATCGTCCAGGATGCCGACCGTCTCGACTCGCTGGGCATGCTTGGCGTGGCCCGCACCTTTTACGTCGCCGGGCGCATGGGCAGTGCGCTGTACGACCCGCTCGACCCTGAAGCCAGGGAGCGCGACTACAACGACACACGTTTCTGCCTCGACCACTTCCAGACCAAACTGCTGCACCTCGCCGACGGTTTTCAGACCGAAACCGGTCAGCGTCTGGCGCAGATCCGCCATCAGCGCCTGAAGGGTTTCATGGAGCAGTTCAAGGAAGAAATCGGCCTCGACTGATGACCCTGTGTCTCGACCGTTCGTCGTTCATCAGGCACCAATCCAATCCAGGGGCAGACCAACGACAGGTAAGGAATTCAATCACTGGAGAAGCCCTATGATCCCGTCAAGGTTGACTGCCCTCGTCTTCGCCGCCCTGCTGAGTCCTGCGGTTTTCGCCGCGTCTACCACCGCAGCAGGCACCGGTCCTACCGATCCGGTTCCGTCGCCACGCGCTCCCGCCATTAACAGTGCCCCAGGCATGAACACCGATGGCTCCGGGGTCCCGTTGATCAACCAGCCACCTGCCACCGGCACCGATCCCCGTACCCAAGGCAGTGACCCCGGTCGCCAGGGTGGCATGAACACCCCCGACTCCCCCGCCACCCCCGATAACGCCGGCCCCGGCATCGGGTCGAAAACCACCACCGGTGGCTCGGGCTCTGAAGGTGCCGGCCAGTAGTTCGCCGACGCGAGCGTCCTATTCACATCCATGAAGAGGTAACCATGAACGTCGATAAAAACCTGGAAAAAGAAGTCCTCACCCGCCTGCTGCACGCCCATCCGAGTGGGCTTGGCAAAGAGGTGCTGGACAACTATCGCGGTGAGAAAGTGGTGGCCAGCGCCCTCGCCGCCCTGCAGGATCGCGGGCTGATCCACCATGGTCATGTGACCTGCAACGAGGCCGGCGAACACTCGTTGAATCTGCCGATCAAGCTCAGTGCGGCTGGCGTCGAAGCGGCGCGAAAGTTGGATGTCTAGAAGCTGTGGTTGTGTGAACGCATGATCGTGCAGGAGCTGCCGCAGGCTGCGATCTTTTGATTTTCAAGATCAAAGGATCGCAGCCTGCGGCCGCTCCTACACAAGAAACCCATCTACTGATGCAAGGAGAAATCCCATGCCTCGTGGAAGCAAAGATAAATACACCGTCGAACAGAAGCGCAAGGCCGAACACATCGAAGACAGCTACGAGCACAAAGGCCTGTCCAAGGACGAGGCCGAAGCGCGGGCTTGGGCAACGGTGAACAAACAGTCGGGCGGCGGCGAAAAGGCTGGCGGTTCGGGGCGCAGGAAACCGGCGAGTGCCAAATCCGAAGATCGCAAGGAATCATCGCGGCGTGCGGTAGCCAGTCGTGAAGGGCATGCGCGCGACAGCAAGGCATCGCGCGAGACGCAGACCGTGGACAGTCTGAGGAAAGAGGCGCGGGCGAAGAATATCGCCGGGCGCTCTTCGATGCGCAAGGATGAGTTGATTGCGGCGTTGCGCAAGGCCGGTTGATATTTGTTGTGAGGCTGATGGCCTTATCGCTGGCAAGCCAGCTCCCACAGGGATTCCGGGGTACACAAATTTGCGTTTCACCTTGTAAACCTGTGGGAGCTGGCTTGCCAGCGAAAGCGTCAGATCAATCGCCGCAGACTTCGCGGATAAACCCATCCACCTCAGCCGCCCTCGGCGCAGTCGCCGGCCCCCAGCGCGTCACCGCCAAAGCCGCCGCCGCGTTCGCCCGGCGTGCCGCCTCAAGAGCGTTCAAACCCTGCGCCAATCCGGCAACGAACACCCCGGCATGAGCATCACCCGCGCCGTTGCTGTCGACCGCTTTCACGGCAAACCCCGGCACCTGCCGACGCTCGCCAGCCTGCTGGATCCAGCACCCCTGCGGCCCGTCGCGCACCACCATCAGCACGTCTTTCGGTAGATGCTCGGCGAGGCGATCCAGGGCCGCCGCAATGTCCGCAGCCCCGGTAAACCGCAACGCCTCCACGCTGTTGCTGGTCCACACATCGATGCGTGGCAACAGCGCCTGCATCAACGCCGAGTCCGGCGATTCCACCAACGGGCCCGGATCAAACACCACGCTGATCACCTCTGGCAGCGCCAGCGTCCAGTCCAGCAAAGCTTGCGCCTTGCCTGCATGCAGCAGGCTGTAGCCGCTGACGTAGACATAATCGCCCGCCTCGGCGGCCACGCTGTTCAAATCCTCCTCGGTCACTTCGCCTTCAGCGCCGATGTAGGAGATGAAACTGCGCTCGGCCGACGCATCGGTCAGCGCCACGCAAATTCCGGTGTCGCGTTGAGCAGGCGCCTGGATGCCGATATGAATACCTTCAGCGTTCATCGCCTGACGCGCCAGATCACCAAAACGCCCGGTGCCATGACGACCGAGATAGACCACCGGCAAACCGTTGCGCACAGCTGCGGCCATCACGTTGAAGCCGCCACCGGCCTCGAAAGCGGCAGACTGCGCCAGCACATCGCCGCCGATTTTCGGCAGCTGATCCACGGCCATGACCAGGTCGATGATGACCTGGCCGGTGTGCAGCATCTTAGGCATGAGCATTCTCGACTTGCGCGGCGCGGCGATCTTTCGCCCCGCCGAGAACCAGGTAAATGCCACCGGCCACCACGAAGGTCACGATCCAGCCCAGACCGTTGTGGCCCAGCCACGAGTCGGACAGGAAGCCCTTGAACCAGACGTTTTCGGCGGTGGTGCCGATGGTGGTGAAACTGAAGCCGAGCACGATGGCAATCGCCCACGCGCCGAACGCGCGCCACTCGATGCCGCCGCGATACCAGTAGGCGCTGCTCGGGCTGACGTCGAGCAGGTCTTTGGGGCTGTAGTAGTGCCGGTGAATCAGATCGACCACGAAGATCCCGACCCACGCGGTGATCGGCACCGCCAACAGGGAAATGAAGGTGATGAACGGGCCATAGAAGCTGTCGGCGATCAACATGAAATAGATCGAACCGGCGAAGATCGCCACGATATCCACCACCACCGCGTAGACGCGTTTGACCTTGAGGCCGAGGGTCAGCGTGGTCAATCCGGCGGAGTACACCGAGAGGTTGTTCGACAGCAGCAGGCCGCCGAATGCAGTGATCAGGTACGGCACGGCCATCCAAGTCGGCAGCATGTCGCGGATCGCCACAATCGGGTCAGTCGCCGAGGCCAGGTCATTGTTGCCCACCGACAGCAGGCCGCCGAGGGTGATCAGCAGCACCAGTGGAATCCCCGCGCCGAACGCCGCCGAGGCGACCAGCCGCACAGCCTTGACGCTGCGGTGCTGATAGCGCGACATGTCGGCGCCGGCGTTTGCCCAGCCGATGCCAGTGCCGGCAGCCATGGTGCCGATGCCGATGATCATCGCGCTCATCGGCGCCGGCGTGGCGTTGAACACCGCGCTCCAGTCGATGGTCGCGCAAAGGAAGCCGCCGACCAGAATGTTCAACGCACCGAACACGTAGGTCGCCCACTTCTGGATCACCAGCAAGGTCGCATGACCGAGGCCGGAAACCGACAGGGTCAGCAGCACGAAAATCGCGATGAAGATCAGCGTCAGCACCGGCGCACTCTTCGCCTCAACCGGCGAGCCGAACAGGATCGAACACAGCGACAGCAGCACGAACGCGGCGGTGGTGGTGTTGACGGTTTCCCAGCCCAGCCGAGACATCAGCGAGACCAGCGTCGGGCCGATATTGCCGCGTACACCGAAGATCGCTCGCGACAACGTCAGGCTCGGCGCACGGCCACGACGACCGGCAATCGAGATGATCCCGACCACGGCGAACGAACCGGCGGCGCCGACGATGGCAACGATGATCGCCTGCCAGATCGCCAGCCCGCGAAACGCCACCAGCGTGGCGCCCAATGGCAGGCCGAGAATGGAAATGTTGGCGGCGAACCAGACCCAGAACAGTTGCAGCGGATGACCGTTGCACTCGGCTTCCGGCACCGGCTCGATGCCGCGGGTTTCCAGTTGCCCGGCGCTTGGCCCGGCGTTTGATGAACTCATGAACAGTGCTCCTGTTTGCCTTTATTGTGGTTGTGGGCAATGACGCAAAATTTATTGCTCTTGTGGCGAGGGAGCTTGCTCCCGCTCGGCTGCGCAGCAGTCGTAATCCAGACAATGGGGTATGTCTGACACAGGGTGCCGGCAGGGTTTGGGGCCGCTTCGCAGCCCAGCGGGAGCAAGCTCCCTCGCCACAGTTATGTGGTCAACGCAGGCTCAACAGCCCCTGCACCAACGGTTCAAGCTCCAGATGATTGACTGCCTTGACCGTGGCAATCATCGGCGCCGGCCAGCTCTCGAGGCCCAGGCAGGCCCCGAGCATGGCGCCGAGAATCGCCGCGATGGTATCGGTGTCGCCGCCAAGGCTGGCGGCCATGCACAATGCATCGAACGCACTCATCTCGCCGACCGCCACTTGCTGCGCCAGGGCGAACGAGACCACCACCGACTCCTGCGATGCCACCGAAGTGCCGATCACGTCGTACAGCAGATCCGCCAGCAGCGCCTTGTCGCTATCGACGCTAATCGTCCGCGCCCAACTGATGCGCGAAGCGATGCGCCCGCCGGCCACCCAGTGCCCATGTGCCTCGGCCTGTTGCGCAATCTGCTGGCCAAGGTTCAACGCCTCGCCCAGATCCATGCCATTGATCCCGGCCGAAACCACCGCCGCCACCGCCGCCGCGCTGGAAATCCCCAGCGTGGTGTTGTGGGTGACCTGACAGGCCTGCACCACGGCCGCGATGAAACGCTCGGGATCAGCGACGTCTGCGGCGATGCCCACCGGGGTGATGCGCATCGCTGCGCCGTTGGTGGTGCCGTAACGCCCGGCCTCCTCCGGCGAATGCCCGGCGAGGATCATTTCAATGGCGCGTTTGGTCGATGGGCCGAGCAAATCCTGCGAGCCCTTGGCCTGCATCTCGGCTTCCCACTCGATCAGCCGTTGGGCAAGCACTGCCGGCTCGATCCGGCCTTTGCCTTCGACCAGCAGCTCGCCAACCAGAATCGCCTGTTCGGTGTCGTCGGTGATCGAGCCTTTGGGCATGTTGGCGGCGATCGGTTGCAAAGGACCGGCGTCCTGCAGATCGGTGATGTGGCCGAAGCGGGTCTTGATCGTTTCGCGGTTCAGCGATTGCGTCGGCATGCCCAGCGCATCACCGAGGGCCAGGCCATAAAACGCACCGAGGGCACGGTTGAGCGCGGTCATTTCTGTTCTCCAAATTGCAGGTGCAGACGGAAATGCACCGGGTCGAGCAGGCTTTCGACCTGCTCCATGAAACGGTTTTGCCGGTCGTAAGTGGTGCGCAAGGCCTTGAGAAACACAGTGCCTTCTGCGCGACCGAGCAGCTCGGCGTCCACGGCATTCAGCGGTTCGGCGCCGATCCACTGATCGCCGCGCTCGCCGATGTAGCCGTAGGCGGCCAGGGTGATGGTCAGCGAGTTGTCTATAAGACCGACACGCGGCAGGCTTTCCAGGCCTCCGGTGGCCGGCAACAGCGAGCGTTCGAGGGAGACCAGCGTGCCGTCATTGGATCGCCGGCGGCGGTCGAGGGTGATGAACTGGTCGGTGCCGAAACGCGAAAGCAAATCCGGCCGGGTCACCGCTTCCAGACGCAGCACTTCGGTGTTGATCAGCGCTCCGCTGTCGGCCAGCGCTTGCGCCCAGCCGCTGCGCTGGTCGAGCACCACACCGTCGAAGGTGACGATCGAACCGACCCCGCTTTGCGTGGCGATGTAGTTGCGCCGCTTCAGTTCGGCCAGCGCCTCACGCAACGTGCCACGGCTGACGTTGAATTCCTGAGCCAACTGATGCTCGCCGGGCAACAGAAAGCCGTCCTCCATGAGGCCGCTTTCGATGCGCCGGACGAGCTCGTCGACCACCCGTTGTTTCTTGTCAAATCGTACCTGTCTAATCATGTACAAAGTGATACCCGAAACGGGTGAGGGCG harbors:
- a CDS encoding IclR family transcriptional regulator, with the translated sequence MQEDAPEKTKDAAPTGTQTLLRGLGVVQAVASGARDLKEIARLIGTTRSTTHRLASCLVDERYLRVVPQIGYLLGPKLIELGFQAREELPLVSLAAPYLNELSALTGDTVHLGIREGDEVLYLLKNPGRNGPEMRSRVGHRMPLARTGIGKALMLDDAPQDWQRLYDISLPAGGKSQFWPQHPQQSWEQLEQRMTEYVAGGYAFDLEDNEPSIRCVAAPIRDASKRIVAAISIASTVPYMPLEKMAELIPLIKGVTARLSAELGLKV
- a CDS encoding MFS transporter, whose translation is MPTQTLTGQASLVTPSRKRFFIMVLLFITVVINYLDRSNLSIAAPALTSELGIDPVHVGLIFSAFGWTYAAMQIPGGWLVDRVPPRILYSVALLLWSLATVLLGFAASFIALFVLRMAVGALEAPAYPINSRVVTTWFPERERATAIGFYTSGQFVGLAFLTPVLAWLQHEFGWHMVFVATGAAGIVWAAIWYAVYREPRDFKGANNAEIDLIREGGGLVDIQAQTAKASFSWTDLGIVLSKRKLWGIYLGQFCLNSTLWFFLTWFPTYLVKYRGMDFIKSGLLASLPFLAAFIGVLCSGFFSDLLIRRGCSVGFARKLPIIGGLLISTSIIGANFVESTPLVIAFLALAFFGNGLASITWSLVSTLAPARLLGLTGGVFNFIGNLSAIATPIVIGFLASGDSFAPAITYIAVLALIGALSYVFLVGKVERIEL
- the dgoD gene encoding galactonate dehydratase, yielding MKITKLTTFIVPPRWCFLKVETDEGVTGWGEPVVEGRAHTVAAAVEELSDYLIGKDPRNIEDIWTVLYRGGFYRGGAIHMSALAGIDQALWDIKGKALGVSVSDLLGGQVRDKIRVYSWIGGDRPADTARAAKEAVSRGFTAVKMNGTEELQFLDSFEKVDLALANVAAVRDAVGPNVGIGVDFHGRVHKPMAKVLMKELDPYKLMFIEEPVLSENYEALKELAPLTSTPIALGERLFSRWDFKRVLSEGYVDIIQPDASHAGGITETRKIANMAEAYDVALALHCPLGPIALAACLQLDAACYNAFIQEQSLGIHYNESNDLLDYVKDPRVFDYDQGFVKIPNGPGLGIEINEEYVIERAAVGHRWRNPIWRHADGSFAEW
- a CDS encoding 2-dehydro-3-deoxy-6-phosphogalactonate aldolase; the encoded protein is MLKQALAQNGLIAILRGLHPQEAAAVGEVLYAAGFRVIEVPLNSPSPYESIRILRQTLPADCLIGAGTVLTPEQVELVKAAGGQVIVMPHSDAKVLRAAKAAGLYLSPGVATPTEAFAALEEGADILKLFPAEQMAPAVVKAWLAVLPSGTVLAPVGGITPDNMQAFIDAGVKGFGLGSGLFKPGMSVEQVAVNAKAYVAAWKALR
- a CDS encoding 2-dehydro-3-deoxygalactonokinase; this encodes MQAQLIALDWGTTSLRAYKLAAGGVVLEQRALSSGIMQLPKTPRVINGGECADGFELAFEDACGDWLDAQPDLPVIACGMVGSAQGWREAAYCETPANVANLGNSLQTVVSLRGTRVHIVPGVIQRSRLPNVMRGEETQVLGVLQNLPVDAGGDLLIGLPGSHSKWVEVLEGCITHFDTFMTGEVFAVLSEHSILGRTQQQGVAFDGVAFDRGVQVALSADGELGVLSTLFSARTLGLTGELAPTAQADYLSGLMIGHELVALAAAQRRRRNSAHLPSIILIGNAQLCARYSRALDACGFARVALAEQATERGLWQLALAAGLLDSSSR
- a CDS encoding GNAT family N-acetyltransferase, with amino-acid sequence MTIEIRPATPSDAPQILAFITELADFEKARHEVIANVTDIERSLFSEGATAHGLICLRDGVPIGFAVFFFSYSTWLGSNCLYLEDLYITPEQRGGGAGKTLLRHLAKIACDNDCGRFEWSVLDWNTPAIEFYKSLGAQPQEEWVRYRMDGKVLREFAEG
- a CDS encoding HD domain-containing protein; translated protein: MNATAFAPLTSLAAELLPHALEPSDDGAHDLAHLQRVWHNVRTFQVEEGGDLEVLLAAVLLHDCVSVEKNSPLRSQASRLAAEKAANVLAELDWSASKIAAVTHAIEAHSFSANITPLTLEAKIVQDADRLDSLGMLGVARTFYVAGRMGSALYDPLDPEARERDYNDTRFCLDHFQTKLLHLADGFQTETGQRLAQIRHQRLKGFMEQFKEEIGLD
- a CDS encoding Rho termination factor N-terminal domain-containing protein, whose product is MPRGSKDKYTVEQKRKAEHIEDSYEHKGLSKDEAEARAWATVNKQSGGGEKAGGSGRRKPASAKSEDRKESSRRAVASREGHARDSKASRETQTVDSLRKEARAKNIAGRSSMRKDELIAALRKAG
- a CDS encoding PfkB family carbohydrate kinase, with product MPKMLHTGQVIIDLVMAVDQLPKIGGDVLAQSAAFEAGGGFNVMAAAVRNGLPVVYLGRHGTGRFGDLARQAMNAEGIHIGIQAPAQRDTGICVALTDASAERSFISYIGAEGEVTEEDLNSVAAEAGDYVYVSGYSLLHAGKAQALLDWTLALPEVISVVFDPGPLVESPDSALMQALLPRIDVWTSNSVEALRFTGAADIAAALDRLAEHLPKDVLMVVRDGPQGCWIQQAGERRQVPGFAVKAVDSNGAGDAHAGVFVAGLAQGLNALEAARRANAAAALAVTRWGPATAPRAAEVDGFIREVCGD